In the genome of Camelus bactrianus isolate YW-2024 breed Bactrian camel chromosome 18, ASM4877302v1, whole genome shotgun sequence, the window CTTCAGTCGTCCTAGCATGTCACCAACTCCTCTCGACCGCTGTAGATCACCTGGAATGCTCGAACCCCTCGGCAACTCTAGAACACCCATGTCTGTCCTCCAGCAAGCTGGTGGTTCCATGATGGATGGTCCAGGTCCTCGCATTCCTGATCACCCAAGAACATCTGTGCCAGAAAACCATGCTCAGTCTAGAATTGCACTTGCCCTGACGGCCATCAGTCTTGGCACTGCTCGACCTCCTCCGTCCATGTCTGCAGCTGGCCTTGCTGCAAGAATGTCCCAGGTTCCAGCTCCAGTGCCTCTCATGAGTCTCAGAacagccccagctgccagcctTGCCAGCAGGATTCCTGCAGCCTCTGCAGCAGCCATGAACCTGGCCAGTGCCAGAACACCTGCCATCCCAGCAGCAGTGAACCTGGCTGACTCAAGAACACCAGCTGCAGCAGCAGCCATGAACTTGGCCAGCCCCAGAACAGCAGTGGCACCTTCGGCTGTCAACCTCGCTGACCCCCGTACCCCAACAGCCCCAGCTGTGAACCTAGCAGGAGCCAGAACCCCGGCTGCTTTGGCAGCTTTGAGTCTCACGGGCTCTGGCACACCCCCGACAGCTGCAAATTATCCGTCCAGCTCCAGAACACCCCAGGCTCCGGCCCCTGCAAACCTGGTGGGTCCTAGATCTGCACATGCCACAGCACCTGTGAATATTGCCAGCTCCAGAACGCCTCCAGCATTGGCCCCTGCAAACCTCAGTAGTGCTAGAATGGCTCCAGCCTTGTCTGGTGCAAACCTCACCAGCCCCAGGGTGCCTCTCTCTGCCTATGAGCGCATTAGTGGCAGAACCTCACCACCGCTCCTGGACCGAGCCAGGTCTAGAACCCCACCAGGAGGCCCAGGCTCCAGAACTCCACCATCTGCCCCAAGCCAGTCTAGGATGACATCTGACCGGGCTCCCTCCCCTGCTTCTAGAATGGCCCAGGCTTCACAATCTGTTCTTCCTCCAGCTCAGGATCGGCCTAGGTCCCCTGTGCCATCTGCTTTTTCTGACCAATCCCGATCTTTGCTTGCCCAGACCACCCCTGTAGCAgggtctcagtctctttcctccgGGACGGTGGCAAAAACCACCTCCTCTGCTGGTGACCACAATGGCATGCTCTCTGGCCCTGTCCCTGGGGTGTCCCACCCAGAGGGTGGGCAACCACCTGCCTCTACGGGGGCCCAGCAGCCTTCTGCAGTGGCTGCCCTGCAGCCAGCAAAGGAGCGGCGGAGTTCGTCATCATCCTCCTCCTCTAGCTCCTCTTCGTCGTCGTCATCGTCTTcgtcatcctcctcttcctctggctCCAGTTCTAGCGACTCGGAGGGCTCTAGCCTTCCCACTCAACCTGAGGTAGCACTGAAGAGGTGAGGGGACTTTTAGAATTTGTCTACGGGGAAGGTTTAGGGGAtggttggtgggggtggggagggagaagcccTATCCAGAGGTCCTTGGCTCTTTGAGGAGGTATGGGGACCCTGACCCTTAAGCTGGGGGTAGAAGAGAAtgctgggtgggggcagtggtggggggaggagtggGACAGATAAAAGTCTCAAAAGGTTAATTCTCTAGAGGATAATGATAAGTTTTCCGTCTCTACAGAGGACAGAACTAGAGGAAATGGACTTAATTTTACAGCAGGAGGGATGGCAGTTAGACCTCAAGAGGAACTCCCTGGGCTGGAAGGATCTTCAGAGGTCATCCtatccctctccctgcctccaggcaggacggccccacccccagccaaccTTCACGCACAGAGGCCTCCCCAAGCTGCGGCTCTCCTCTCCGAGGAAGGAGACCACCCAGCTCGGCTTCCACACCTGAGCCCAGGGGCCTTATTCCTCCATCAGGGACATTCTTGAGGTTTAACCTTGATCCCTTTTGCTGCGGGCCCCAGCCTGTTGCTTGTGTTAGCAGAGGTTGGGTCAGCTGGGGCCACTGCTCTCCAGAGAATGCAATGCGCTCACCAGCTCCCGGCTTGGAGAGTTCCCAGGGCCTTTCTcaggcacccctcccccactgccgTTCCTCCAGGCCAAGGAAGGTAgggttggggctggggcagcTTATCTCCTTGTAACACACTCTTCTCCCACAGGGTCCCtagccccgccccagccccaaaGGAGGCTGTTCGAGAAGGACGTCCTCAGGAGCCAACTCCAGCCAAGCGGAAGAGGCGTTCTAGCAGCTCCAGTTCCAgttcctcctcttcttcatcatcatcctcttcttcctcctcttcttcctcctcttcctcctcttcttcctcctcttcctcctcctcttcctcctctacttcttcctccccttcccctgctaaGCCTGGTCCTCAGGCCTTGCCCAAACCTGCAAGCCCCAAGAAGCCACCCCCTGGTGAGCGGAGGTGAGTGCTGCCTTGTTTGAGATGGAAGGGGTGGGATGTGACCCTGGGGTGTGAGATCCCTGTTGGGCTGTCTTACGTGGACTGTGGTGTCTGGTTGTATGGGAGAAGTTGGGCTCTTCTCTCCCTGCTACTCCATTGTGCCCTGTTCTGGTAGAGGGCTGTACCATCAAAGTGAGTGCTCAGGCCAGAATTGGGAGTCATAGGTTCCTTCCTCTCCCTACCCCTAACATGCTCCCAGGTTCCAGGGATTCTAGCTTTTAAGTCTCCCTGTTGCTACAGCCAGGCCTCTCTGGTCTGGCCACCATCATCTTCTCCGGACTCTATCCACAgcctcttccctgtctccctgcctccacgCCATTCTCTTCCACACGTAGCCAGAGGGATCTTTCTAAAACGCACATCTGGTTACTCCCTTCACTCCACAAATCCTTCCGGGACGCCCTGTGGCCTGCAGGATAAAGCCCCACCTCTGCGGGAATGGCGTGTGAGGCTCTTCACCAACTGGCCTTGCCTGCCCTGTGTTCTCCTCTCCTGCCCGCCCCCCACACATgccctgtgctccagccacactcaGCGCCTTGCAGTCTAAGGAGAACCCCATGCCTTTGGACATgctgttcctcctgcctggaattcCCTTGTCCGCCTGGTGAACTCCTCGTTCTGCAAGACTCCGCTCAAACAGCACCTTCAAGAAGACtaccctgccccttccctgccccgccctgccccatcccctccccacgtCTCCCTCCCCTGGGTCCCCTGACCCATGTATATCAGTCCTTCGGGGCTGCTTCCCACACACGGGGCCAAGCAAGCCTCCCTTGGCCTGCCATCACCATCAGACTGAGTCCCTCCAAGGGCAGGGACTGTCTTTATCTTTGCCTCCCCCCGCTGCACCCCGTACCCCGCCCGTTCGGGCACTCGGTGGATGGTGTGCGGGCGGATGGGTGAGTGAGCGGACGAAGGTGGGTCTGAGGTTGGCCCCGTGTGGTATGAGGTTTGGTGGTCAGGACCTGGGGTGGTGGTCCTGAGTGCTGGCTGGTGGGTTTGGAAGAGAGCGGCACTATGGGGACCTACTCTGATTCCTAGGTCCCGCAGCCCCCGGAAGCCAATAGACTCTCTTCGGGACTCCCGGTCCCTCAGCTACTCACCTGCCGAGCGCCGCGGCTCCTCACCCCAGCCCTCGCTACGAGACCAGCAGAGGTAGGGTAGCCAGTGTGTCTCAGTCTGGCCACCACTGACTAATGAATTTTTGAGGGCCCAATGTGCCAGGGGTTGGTGGTGCCCTGTACATGGACTCATGTCTGTTGTTCACTGCAGCAACAGCGAGCGGGGTTCCCGGAGAGGCCAGCGTGGGGACAGCCGCTCCCCAGGCCACAAGCGCAGGAGGGAGACACCTAGTCCCCGTGCATCTGCCCGGCACCGGTCCTCCAGGTCTGTCTTAGTCACACTCTAGGGTTGGGTTCCCTTCCTAGAGTTCCAGGCTTGCCTCCGCATTGATAACTCGCTTCTGTTTCAGGTCTCCGTGAATCTTTTTGGGGGAAATCCACCACACCCCAAGTTCTGGAGCCACAGGGAGTGCCCCCTTTCACCCCAGCAGAGCCGTGGGAGGGGTCCTtgtctgcccaccccctccctgaACCCTGGCAGCACCTTGTGAGGAGGactcccttctttccctccctcttcctttttttgtttttggtttttttttttttttgttcctgtgAAATGTTACTCTGTGAGTTTTTCCTGGTTCACATGTTTTGGGGGGTTTGGGGTGGGTGGGAATGAGAATGGGAGTTGTGGGAGGGGAGAATACAGCTTGGAACTCCCAGCTCTTGAGTTAGAAAGGGCCTGGGAAACACTGCCCCCCTTTTATCCTCAAGTTTCTGGGGGGGCAAATGAAGGTTTGGGTCTTGGGAACCTGAGTGAGGTAttcctggaagaggcaggagttGAAATTAGTTGGCCTTTCCTGGCCTCCCAGTAAGTTTgtggccccctccccccaactttTCTTCACGTTTCTTAAAggcattttggttttttaaaatctgtacagCAAGAGCAACTTTTTCtgtcaaataaaaatgagaaatgcaGTAACTGGGTCTACAGACTGTTTATTGAGGGAGGAGCCACTTGGGGTGGCTCTAGGCTATGGATCCCCACAGAACCCTCTCCCAAATCGACACTCGCTTTCTAGCTGATAACCAGCATGCTGGGAGGGGACCACTCTGAAGGCTGGCTTGAGGGATAGGATAGCTGGATCCAGAGAGCTTGTCCAGAAGGCCAGCCTGGTAAGCCTGAGGAGTGGGCTGTAGTGGGTCCCACCCCAGTGAGGGTGTGCAGAAAGAGGCAGCAACCAGGCAGACACCCAAATCTTTTTATTGGGGGAGAAGTGGGGACGCTGCGGCGGCCCACTCACTGCACAGCTTGTTCATTGGCGCTGCTTCCCGAGTCCTGTGGCTTCATCACGTCCGGCAGCTCAGGGGGGCTAGAGAAGGGCTCAATGCGCAGGGCCTCAAAAGCATCATCTGGTGGAGAGGAAAGTagagagctggaggaggggtggCCACTACAAAGGACCAACCTGaccctgctcccttcccccatCTTGGGGCCCTTCTCACCCTCTTGCTTCCCTCAGTGAGCCTCTGGGCTGACCTGCATCCACCTACAATCTCCCCCTCCTTGCTCCCTTAACACCTCTTACTCCTCCCCTATATAGCTTCCCATCgtaatttgaagaaaaatctcaagttcATGCCATTACATCTCTCCACCTGTCCTTGTGCTCCCCGTGTTCCCACATCAAGTTcttttcctgcctcagggcctttggtGGTCCTTAGCCTGCCACTCAGAATGACTGGCTGTTCTAGGCATCCATGGGCACTCAAATATCACCTCTTCAGAGACGCCTTACCCAGTCACTCTATGTTACACTACTATCCCCACCTGTTTTGACCAGCTGCTTTCCTCAATGAACAGTGGCCCCAGGAAGACTTTCTCCTGTCTTGTTTCTGCTGTCACCTCAGCACAAAGCAAATGAACGCTACAACTTTTCTATTGTACTTCTACCTGGGAAACTCTCAACCTGACTTGGATTTCAACTGATTAGATTGCCCAGGGAGGAAGCTGGTCATGTCTGAGGACAGTTTTAACTGTCTTAACTTCTGGGGATTGGGGGCACTGcaactggcatctagtgagtaggtGGCCACCTTTGGTAGTGGCAGAGATGCTAAATAATCCTGCAATGCACAAGACAATCTCACCCAGGATTATCTGGTTCCAAATGTCAAACAGTGCTGAAGTTAAGACACCAAGGCCAGCTTAATCACTAATTCATCTTCCAAACCACACATCTGCAATGACAACTCTTGCCTTCACCTCTCTCCATTCTTTGGAAAGTCCAGATGATGCCATTTAACACCTGACACTGTCATCTCCCTAACTAAGCAACtactttgggggtggggagagagacctGTCTCACCTTTACTGGAGCTGCAAAAGGAAACAAACCAGAAGTGTGTTTTTGCAAGTGGAAGTAGCCTGTGAGGGAAGCAAAGAACAGCCAGTCCACAGTCCACACTGCAGCCTCATAGGTGATGCCACCTGGGATCTAGTCACCACCACAACCTATGCCATAACGTTGTCATGGGGAACAAATAATCACCTGCAAGTCTACAGGGTGATTTTGTTCAAGTCAGAGAGGGATACTTTGGGAGAATGCAGCCTGGCCTTGGCTTAGAATGAGATGTGCCTTCAGCCCTCGCCTGCCTGCCTCAGAAGGGCAGCCCTGTACAGCACCCAACCTGCAATCTATACAAAGTCTGTACCAGTCCTGCACCTGCCTCAGCGTCACTGTGAGGGTTGAGGGAACCCATGTAAAAGCCCCTAAAAGGTTTCCTTTTCCTGAGCACTTGCAGTTGTACAGAGGCTCACGCTGCCTCGCTGTGAGGCCAGTCCTTTACAGAGAGGGGCATGAAGTAGCTGCCCCGGGACACAGCTGCTAAGGCCTCACAGTTACCCTTTTGTAACTGAGAAGAGTGGCTAAGGCTGTACGCTCCCTCCTGAACCCTCGATACATTTTCTTACTATAAGTCAGAAAAACAACTCCTTGTAACTTTATCCAAGTCTACTCAGCCATTCACACAGCCCCTGCCTGGGTCCACAGCTGTGGAAACTCCGTACAACCCCTTTTTAAATTtccagagacaaagagaaaattaaaattatttttcttgggaaaagGAGGTACACTGGAGGGAAATAAACCACCTCTACCCCTCAGGGTTTTAAACTTCGGGCAGGGTGGCGTGTGGCTGATGAGAATACAAGCTCTGGGGCACAAAGGGGCTGAACCTGATCTAACCTCCCGAGGCTCAACTTCCCTATCCTTAAAATGTTCATAACACAAGTCTGGCCTGTACAGGGATGCTGCCGAAATGCATCATGGAGACAGTGGCTGGCACAGTGCACAGCTCAGGGGAAGTCCCGGCAGCCTGCATCTGAACCGCGGCTCCCCGCCATGACTGCCAGCAAGCCTCGGTGTCTGTGTCTCCAAAATGGGGAGGAAAGTGCTTGCCTCTCGTGTTATCAAGAGGATTAGATGGGACAAGGGAAATAAAATGCAGAGCGTAGGGCCAGGTGATAGTCAAAAAGTTCTCTGTAAATGGAAGCTGGTACTGTGACTAGGGACCATTGAGTCCTCCATGAAAAAGGCTTCAAGATCTACAagaatctcattgtggttctcgTTTCTAATGGGGAAACAAACACTATCACAAGATAATGCCTGCACTTTGTGGACTGTGGGAGACACTGTTCACCAGGCTTAGAGGAACAACTGCAGCCTCCCTGACAACCCCTTTCTTTGGCCATCTCCGCCTTGCCGCAGCCTCCTCACCTGCCCGGAAGGCTAGCCCCACAGTGGCTGGGGCCTGCGGCCGAGCCGTCTGGCTGGTGAAGCCACACTCGCCCAATGTCTTGCTGTCGTCCAAAAGCTGGTCGTCCTGAGGAGAAAGGCAAGCAGGGTCTCAAGAGAGGACCCAGGAGGGGCCAGTCCCAAAGACTTCTCTATTCTCTGGTCAGCAACTATACTGCAAGTCAGAAGAGAGACAAACCCCAAGTAGGACCCAGAACCAACTCAGAGTATATCAAAGACAGTTTTGAGCTACACCCAAAACTTCCCAAATCAGAACCTCCTAGGATAGGGCTCCAGAGTCCGATTTTTTCCTCTCCAAATTCCAGGTGAAACTAATTTCAACTGTCAGTGACCCAATCTGGCCACAGGCAAACCTCGTTGAATATCAGCTCTGTCATCTtggataaagtttttttttccccccaacagaggcactggggattgaacccaggactttgtgcatgccaagcccacgctctaccactgagctatactccctaTCCCCTGGTTGATCTTTTTGATGTGAAGTTTCCTATCTGCAAGATGGGAATTCCTGGAATTCACAACTCACAGAGAAACCAGGTATCAATGAGCAAAGGACACAGAAAGCACGAAGCACAAGGGTTAGGTGGTGGTGGTACGGGTCAGTGCCTGgggtgcacaaggtcctgggttcaatccccggttaAGGggaaaagtaagtaaataaaaaagaaagcacagcAAGTGGAACGAGCTCAGGCAGCAGGAAGAGTCCTAAACACCGAAGCCCCAGTAGGTTTCAAGAAGGAAAGATCTTTAGAGACAAAGAAAGTGAAGACTAAGTCTGGAGCGAAAGACCAATTTCCCAGTTTCTAGCCCGAATCAGATCAATGCACTTAAGTGAGGGACCTCGTGCTGCCAGAGGCCTGAATAAGGGGATGACACGCCGAATTCCCCAATGAAAACACCAAACCCCAAGCCATCCTTGAATAATTGCAATTGGTTTgtaaggaggaaagggagggctTTTAGAACATGAGAAGGTTAGAAAGTAATAAAGTTTGTTGGGTGAAAAAGTGGTGGGACCTGACTCATCTTGATCAACACTATTTCTTTGTATTAAGGAGTGGGGTGGGCTGATGGTGGCATGGTATGTAATGGGCCTGCAGAGGATTACGGGCATCGGGGTTCAAATCCTAACTCTGCCAATGACCTTGGGCTAGTTAAGTGGCCAACcccgagtctcagtttccttaatcGCGGAGCAGGGATGTCAAGAGCCTGCACGTTGCGGGTGGGGCCGCTGTAGATTAGATGCGACGCTGGCCCTCGGCGTTCAGCAGCCTGGCGCGCGAATTTAAAGTCATCCTAATCGAGACCCCCTGTACAGCGAACGCTCTCGGGGCTTCATCGCCCCGAGTCCGAGCAACGGCCCCACGCGGGGGAGTTCCGGCCAGCGGCCGCCGCTGTTTACATCAACGAGGCGGCCGCCGTGTGCCCACAGCTAGGCTCGGGCGGCTGTTCCCGGCCCCTGGACGCCCGGAATCGGCGAGACCGCACCTTGTACAGCCGCTGCTCGTCCGGCGGCCGCTTGAGGATGCCCTCGACGATGCGCTTCAGCTCAAACACGGTGCTCGACTCCTTGGCGTCAGTGAAGATGGTGGTTTTGTGGCGCCGGATCATGAGAAACacgtcctggggtggggggggagggcaggCCGGCGTGAGCTTGGTGCCCGAGCTCCCCCACAACGCGGcctgccgcccccgccgcccccggccccggccccggccccggccccggccccggccccggccccggcccggcgcccctccccccgcgCCCGCTCACCATCGCGGCGGCTGCCTCTCCCCCTCGACGCGCCGGCGCAGCCGCGCTCCGCCCCGTTCCGGCAACCCGCGCGCTGGCCCCCAGCATGCCCCGCGGCCGGCGGCCCCTCCCCGCTGCTGCCATTTTAAGTAATCGGCAAGTGGGGGCGCTCCTGCTGAGCGTCCGGCCGCCATCTCGGCGCCGTGGCGCAGGGCAGTTCCGGTTGGCGGAGTGGCTGAGCTGGTGGAAATCCGGAAAGGACCGAACGCAGGCGGGACGCAGGAGGCGACGGCGCCATCTTGGGTGTGGCAAAAGCGACGTCCCCATGTTGATGCAGTGATGGGGACGCCGGGCCGCAGGCCCCATCGTTCTTTTGGGGACGTCGGGGTTAACTTCGCCAGCGCAGGGTACCTCACACTCCTAGAGACAGTGAATGAATGATGTGTGTCTTAGTCGTCGGGACGGCAAGACATTCGCATCTCAGAGACACCTGGGCTGCCATGTTGGGGAGTCTGACTCATGGTTATGGGTCTCCCTGGCGGCCATTTTGAGGAGGTGTTAATTCTGGTTCTTTCGGCCACCGTATCGGAGAACTGTCCCCGTTTCCCCGTCGTAGTAAGGATTATTTAATCCAGTTCAGAGGCTTTGTGGCGCGGCTGTTGGGGTTAGGGAGTGGGCCTGGCCAACATCCTTGGAAGAAGCAGCATGCGTGACTAGAGTGGGTGCTCGCGTTtcccaggaggaggaagggagagcccCCTGACCCCTGGGGCCCTGGGCACTCAACAGCTTCCGTGCCCTGGTCCTTCCCTGGCTGCCCTCTACAGGGGTATCCATACTAACAACTTAGGCCTTCCATGTTGGTAGTTGGACGCTCTCCTGCGTCGCCCCAAATTGTCGTTACACCAGAGTGAGGAAAGGAGGCTTTTCTCCCAACTACTGGCCGGGAGAGGGAGAGCCTCAGCTGGGTCATTGCTGGTGTGTGCCAGAGAAGGCCTGTGCGTGGCACCAGGCGAGAGATGAGCCAGCGGGTGACTCTGGACTCCGAACAGCTCTGTAGTTGTTGGGGCCACAATTTGAGAATTCTTCAGAGTGGGTAGAATCTGAAGATGCTGCCGCTTTAGCCCTTAATCAAGCTGGTGGCTAACCGTGTGCGCTTTGTGCTCAGACCTGCCGGGATTCAAATCCATGCTCTGCACTGACTATGCAGCCCAGGGTGGTTAACCTCACCGAGgcccagtttcctcctctttaaGACTGGAATATAACCGTTTGTAAAGTTTGTGGAGCCTCACTGTAAGCAGATAGGGTAGGGGGCGcctggagaaagagaaccaggcatggctttcttgacagaagagaagccatttttggcctATGCCATTTTGTCATCTAAGCCTGGCCTCAGTGTAAGCCCCtgcatgaatatgcatgtacccttagTTTAAATcttccccagttttgctgttCGGAGAGAcattgctttgggaaagatccctggTGTTCTTAACTTGTTGCAAGTAAGTCCTTCCTTCACCTGATCTTTGGCTTGGTTGTATCTTTTGGTTCGACAGCCACCAAGAGGTGAGCCCAGTTTTTGGGTAACACCACTAAGagttagcactcaataaatgtttcctaAGCTAGAGCTATCGTCATTATTTTTGACTGCCAGCCTTTGACTCCTCAGGAGTCCTCTGAAGTCCCTTTCCCTCCTGTGATTTCCCTCCCTGAGCTCAAGGCAGCCCTTCCCCTCAGAAGGGATCTCTGTGCACCCCATGGTGCTCTCCACTTGGGTCAGTTGCGGGAGGTGACTGCAGGCCTCCGCGTCTTTCAGTACAGTGACACCTCCTGCAGTGGGAATGGGGTCAGGAGAGGtctgagggaggagcaggggctgAGCTCCCAGCACTTGGCTCTGTGGTCTAGCTCCGTGCAGGCTCTCCTTCCTGGGAACAATGACAGACAGAATGGGAGTCTCAAGATGGTGGGTGAGCCAGCTGGTCAGCTACTCCTGCTTCTCTGCGCAGGAAATCCTCCTGGGCCCTTTCTGTCCCATTGCCTTAATCACCCGACGCTCATGATGGGGTCCCTCCCTGGCCTCCAGACTTAGCCTATAGGGTCTCAGCATTGTGAGCCTTCTCCTCTGGTCTACTAAAAGCACTGAAGAATAAAGAGTAATAATCAATGACCACTAGTCACTAGTGTACCTCTCATTTGTAGTATTTTACAACTACTTTCATTTCCATCAGGGAAGTGACATAACTCAGTGTGGAACTGAAGTCAGTCACCCAGATTCAAATCCAGTTCCACCTCTTACCTGCTGTGGGTCTTAGGGCAAGTTACCTAGCCTCTCTAGGCTTGTCTCTTCATTCATGAAATGGGAAATGAGACCACTTCATGGGCGTTCGGAGATCAACTGAAAGCCCACCTGTGCCTGGCGAAGCATACATGCTCTGTGGGCAGCACTGAGTCATCTCCACTCTCCCTACAGCCATGATGGGGTAGGTGTTACCAGTTCAGactatagatggggaaactgaggccatgtCAGTACTCTTGGGAGAGGCTGGGCCATCTGGTTGCAGCACTAGCAACTGGAGCAGGTGAGCAGTTAGAAAATGCCTGCTTGGATAGAAGCCCAGTGTCCTCAAGGACTACCCTTTCCGCCCCAGGGGCTCCCTTGTGGCAGATCAGGCAGCTGTCCTAAGGCCAGGGACAGGATGCCACTGATGCAGAGCCAGGAcactcctcccacctcccagccccaccactgACCTTGCTAACAGGCAGGATGCAGCAGCACAGGGTGCCATGCCACTGAGCCTGCTGGGCAGAGGACAGCTGCGACTTGTCTGACCCCATGAGGCTGCCACACCACGAATGGGCCGAGAGGAAGGGGGCCTGGAGGCCACACTGCTAAGGtgggaggaagtggagagaacaAGGGGGCGGGGGTAATTCCCTCTCTACCACTACCAGCTGCCTCCAGAATTAGACCATCTGGGTTCGAATCCCAGTCTACCCatctaccagctgtgtgactttgggcctcagttttctcatctgacaAATGGGGAAAGCCCACCTCACAGAGTATCAAGTGAAAATCCTGTGAGCTGGTGCAGTAGAGGCCTCCGAATGCTGTCTGGGGAGGGCTTGACAAGAAGTAGCTGATTTCTTCTCATTCCTTTCCATGGGCAGTCCCCGCCCCTCTGCTTCTAGGACGCCCCTCCTTAGCTTCCAGGTTATGTTTCAGAAACACTGGGCTCTAAATGGGAGCCCATTCCTCTAATCATGGTAGGTTCAAGGATGAGGCAACCTGGCTCTCAGCCCCTGGCTTGTTCTGGTCTCAGTGCCTTGGGAGTTGTCTTGAGGAAGGTCTCTCAACTGGCCCCAAGCTGAGGGAGGGATGGGAGGACAGCCAGCATCACCCAGCAGGGGCTACCAGGGTCCTGCAGCAGAT includes:
- the ELOB gene encoding elongin-B gives rise to the protein MGPAARRPHHCINMGTSLLPHPRWRRRLLRPACVRSFPDFHQLSHSANRNCPAPRRRDGGRTLSRSAPTCRLLKMAAAGRGRRPRGMLGASARVAGTGRSAAAPARRGGEAAAAMDVFLMIRRHKTTIFTDAKESSTVFELKRIVEGILKRPPDEQRLYKDDQLLDDSKTLGECGFTSQTARPQAPATVGLAFRADDAFEALRIEPFSSPPELPDVMKPQDSGSSANEQAVQ